A genomic segment from bacterium encodes:
- a CDS encoding MBL fold metallo-hydrolase, with the protein MTEFVASRRVGDAVVTVVSEGTLVWTPRFSISDEERRRAMPDADAEGKVRLGLIAAHLRVGDASIVLDPGLDDPASAWQREFAAKWPGLTRSPGLAAALERIGERPDEVSHVVITHAHADHFAGVAAERAGGLVPRFPRARHLIGRQDWDGNPARRDPASDHVTRLGLIERLGLLDPIDGEHEIVPGVTLVPTPGETPGHLAVRLRAAGKEFYYLGDLFHHPCEVARIDWVPPNRDAAALRASRERIIAAVAGRPTLLVFSHEQFPAWGRIVQAASGPRWERDA; encoded by the coding sequence GTGACAGAGTTCGTGGCGTCGCGCCGCGTGGGGGACGCGGTCGTCACCGTCGTCTCCGAGGGCACGCTCGTGTGGACGCCGCGGTTCTCGATCTCCGATGAGGAACGCCGCCGTGCGATGCCGGACGCGGACGCGGAGGGCAAGGTCAGACTCGGGCTGATCGCGGCGCACCTGCGCGTGGGCGACGCGTCGATCGTGCTGGACCCCGGGTTGGACGATCCCGCGTCCGCGTGGCAGCGCGAGTTCGCCGCAAAGTGGCCCGGCCTCACGCGGTCGCCGGGCCTCGCGGCGGCGCTGGAGCGCATCGGGGAACGGCCCGACGAAGTCTCGCACGTCGTGATCACACACGCGCATGCCGACCACTTCGCGGGGGTCGCCGCCGAACGCGCTGGCGGACTGGTGCCCCGCTTTCCTCGCGCCCGCCACCTCATCGGCCGTCAGGATTGGGACGGCAATCCGGCGCGCCGCGACCCGGCATCGGACCACGTGACGCGCCTCGGGCTGATCGAGCGGCTCGGCCTCCTCGACCCGATCGACGGCGAGCACGAGATCGTCCCGGGGGTCACGCTCGTGCCGACCCCGGGCGAGACACCCGGCCACCTCGCGGTGCGGTTGAGAGCCGCGGGGAAGGAGTTCTACTATCTCGGGGACCTGTTCCATCATCCGTGCGAGGTCGCACGCATCGACTGGGTGCCGCCCAACCGCGACGCCGCGGCGCTGCGCGCCTCGCGCGAACGGATCATCGCCGCCGTGGCCGGACGCCCGACGCTGCTCGTGTTCTCGCACGAACAGTTTCCGGCGTGGGGCCGGATCGTACAGGCCGCGTCCGGCCCGCGCTGGGAACGCGACGCGTAG
- a CDS encoding class E sortase, producing MTRSRRFQASLLGVLSVACVLAGITLVFLPGVWTVTTGLGAGSAQINALAAWDKDTGTERTSPADALVISIPRLGVRRYVPDGATPDHLRRYGVGRISWTGWPDRPGLVGIAGHRTTYGAPFFWINRLQPGDSIELDYHGRRYAYHVVRQETVTPDRADVLDPDMLQHQVALVSCTPWYSAAYRLVVFADLADVTALAPAHAGR from the coding sequence ATGACTCGCAGTCGCCGCTTCCAAGCTAGCCTCCTCGGCGTCCTCTCCGTCGCCTGTGTGCTCGCAGGCATTACCCTTGTTTTCTTGCCCGGCGTCTGGACGGTCACGACGGGGTTGGGGGCCGGGAGCGCTCAGATCAACGCCCTCGCCGCATGGGACAAGGACACCGGGACTGAGCGCACGTCTCCGGCGGACGCGCTCGTGATCAGCATCCCGCGCCTCGGTGTGCGGCGGTACGTGCCTGATGGGGCGACGCCAGACCATCTGCGCCGCTATGGCGTGGGCCGGATTTCCTGGACGGGGTGGCCCGATCGCCCGGGTCTCGTGGGCATCGCGGGACACCGCACCACGTACGGCGCTCCATTCTTCTGGATCAACAGGCTGCAGCCTGGAGACTCGATCGAACTCGACTACCACGGTCGGCGTTACGCGTACCACGTGGTCCGGCAGGAGACTGTCACGCCCGACCGGGCGGATGTGCTCGACCCCGACATGCTTCAGCACCAGGTTGCGCTCGTGTCGTGCACGCCGTGGTACAGCGCCGCATATCGCCTCGTGGTGTTCGCGGACCTCGCCGACGTCACGGCCCTTGCTCCTGCCCATGCCGGGCGGTGA